In Hyalangium ruber, the genomic window GTCGCCTTACTTCTGCCGGGGCGCTGAACGCGAAGGCTCGGGCTCGCCTGGACGCCCCAGAATGCCCCCAGCGCTCCGCTTGCTCCCGGGGATTCCGGGGACCAAAAAAGGACCAAATCGAGCGGACGCGTGCGGACGCGTGTGGCCGCTATGAGGGGCCGTTTTTCAGAGGGAAACTGAGGGGAGGGCCGTTTTTCAGAGCGAGCCGTTTTACCCCCTACACGGCTTCGATTCCCGCCGCCTCCAAGCAGAGCCTCTCGCTGCTCTGAGCTTCGCTCCTGGCTATTGACGTCCTGAAGATGCATGCGCGCTCACCTGCCCCCGATCGGAGTGCCCTGAGCGGAACTGTCAGGACTTCGGCACGCGGGTGAAAGTGATGCCGATGGGACGTACCAGCCTCGCATCGGGCGCAACGAAGAGGGCACCCGCGTTGCCGGAGGCTGGTGCTGGAGCATTGGTGCGGCCATCGAAGCGCAAGACGGCGCCCTTCATCTGCCCGTCGGTTGAGCTGTCGAAGCCGACCGTGTAGAGGCGCGCCTCCGTGCCGAACGTCAGGCTGCCCAGGTTGTTCTTCGTGGGGACGACGCCCGAGTAGTTGGTGGACAGGGTTGCCTTCAGCGCCCGCGTCCCCAGCTCATAGCGTCGGATGTCATTGGCGTAATCGCTGACGAAGAGATCGCAGGTGCCGCCTGGGGCGTCACAGTCCGGACCGAACACCACTCCGAGCAGGCTGATGTAGCCCGCCCCCGCGGGGGACAGCGCAGGCTGATCGATGAAGACCTCGCTCTGGCGCGTGGCGGTGTCATAGCGCAGCACCTGGCTGGGCAGCCCCGGGAAGGTGGCCTGCCCGTTGACGGCGACCGTGCCCTCGGTGCTCACGTAGAGCTTGCCGTCCGGCCCGAAGGCCAGGCCGTTGGGACCATTGAGCCCTCCCGGCCTCCCATCCCCCGTGGCGAAGACATCCACGAAGGCCCCCGTCGTGCCGTTGAAGCGGAGGATCCGATCGCTCAAGAAGCTGCTCACGTAGAGCAGGTTGTCGGGGCCGAACACCATCCCATAGGGGCGGAACAAGCCATGGCCCGAGGCGAACCTGTCGATGAACTGGCCCGTCTTTCCGTCATAGCGGAGCACGGCTGAGTTCTCCTCGGTATCTCCACTGGTGATGTAGAGGTGGCCATCGGGACCGATCACGAGCGCGTCTGGGGCGACCAGTCCCCCGCTGCTCGCGGGGACGAAGTCCCCGAGGAACTCCCCAGTTTGCTCATCGAGCTTGACGACGTTGTGGGTGCGGGTGCCGCCCACCAGCAGTACTCCCACCTCTTCCACCTGAGGCAGGGGCTTCTTGTCGCTACAGCCGGCGCTGGCAACGAGCAGACAGGCAGCGAGGAGCGAGGAGAGAACGAAGCGCGGTGACCACCGCGAGGAGGGGACAAAGGGACGGAGGGGCTGGTTCATGGTGCGAACCATAGCCTCCTCATGTGAGAGCGGACTGGGTTCAAAGCAACGGCAATCCAACCCGCAGTAGTCTCTTTAACGCTCCTGCCCCAATGTGCCGCGTGCCTTCTTCGGTGCCGAGGCGGTCTTCGACTCAATGAACACGGTCAGGCCATCGAGCACCCGAGCCAGCCCGAAAGCGAAGGCCCCTTCAGGATCGTGTGCTCCGTAAGCCTCTCCAGCGGTCTTTCCGACACGCGCCAGCACGGGGTAGGGCGTGAAGTCGAGCGTTTCGAGGAACGGCGCGACGCGGTACCACCACTCCTCGTCTGTCATTCCGGTCAGCTCCTTGACCATCTTCTCTCGCGCCGCGTTGCGGACCGCGCCGTGGACGTAGTCGAGGACCATCGTGATGACCCGATCCATCTCAAGATCGGTGAGCCCCAAGCCTTCAACAGCGCTCAGCGCGATATCGGCAGACTGAAAAGTGTTCGGGCCCAGCACCGTCCGGTGCGTCGCGAGCTGAATCACCCACGGGTGGGCCAGATAGAAGTTGCGATATTCGGTCGCCACCCGGGTCAGATTGGTTCGCCACTGAGCGGGCTCGAAAACGGGCCGATTCTTCAAGACCTCGCCCGATACGGCATCCATCATCAGGTCGAGCAGCTCCGCCTTGCCCGGGATGTGCGTGTAGAACGACATGGCGGAGATGCCGACCGCGTCCGCGACCCGGCGCGTGCTGACGGCGGCGAGACCTTCCTCATCGGCGATGGCGACGGCCGCGGACACCAGGTCCTCGACACGCGCCTTCGCCTTCGGGCCACGCCGCGGCGCCTCGGTCCTTCCCCACAGCAACTGCAGTGATTTCAACGGGTCGCCCCGTCCGGAAATCTCGTCGCTCATCCGTACCCCTCAATAACTATTTACAGCGCACGGGGTTATTGTGCTAAACCTCGTGCGCCGTACGAAGTTACGGCGTGGCTGAAAAGATGTCGAGCGATTTGCGGGAAGCCTGCCTGCGGACACGCCTTGTCCGCGGGACGGGAATCGTCTGCTCAAGGGCCAGCGAGAGGAGCCTCTTCGTGATTGCTGCTCGTGATTTGACACGCACCTTCAAGACCAAGACAGGCACCGTGGAGGCCGTCCGTGGCCTCAGCCTGGATGTGGCAGAGGGAGAACTGGTGGCCTTCCTGGGGCCCAATGGTGCCGGGAAGTCCACCTCGGTGCGCATGCTGACGACGCTCCTGCCTCCCACGTCCGGGAGTGCGCGGGTGGGCGGACATGACGTGGTTCGCGATCCTGCCGCCGTGCGCAGGCAGATTGGCTACGTGGGGCAGGGGACGGGCTCGGGGCCCTATCACCGGGTCCGCGACGAGCTGATGACCCAGGGGCGCGCCCAGCGCATGAGCGCCGCGTCGGCTCGGAATCGCGCCGACGAGCTGCTCGCCATGCTCGAGCTCGACGGGCTGGCCGACCGCGACTGCGCCTCCCTGTCCGGTGGGCAGAAGCGCCGGCTCGATGTGGCGCTGGGGCTCATGCACACCCCCAGGATCCTGTTTCTCGACGAGCCCTCCACCGGGCTCGACCCGCACAGCCGCGCCAATCTCTGGGAGCACATCACCCGCCTCCGGAAGCAGAGCGGTATGACCATCTTCCTGACCACCCATTACCTCGAAGAGGCTGACACCATGGCCGAGCGGGTCCTCATCATGGACCACGGGGTGATGATCGCCGACGACACGCCGGAGAAGCTCAAAGCCCACCTGGCGGGCGACACGCTGCGCATCACCGTGAACGACGATGCCCAGGCGGGGAGGGCGGCCGAGCTGGCCAGGGCCCTGCCCGATGTGCGCGAGGCCCGCTGTGAGGGCCGAGCGGTTTCGGTGACCCTCCGAGATGGCGAGGCGATGCTCCCTGAGCTCATCCGCCGGCTGCACCGGGCTGACATCGAGGTGGTGAGCGCCACGGTCAAGCGCCCGACGCTCGACGACGTGTTCCTCGGACTCACCGGCCGGTCCCTTCGCGAAACCGCAGCCTCCTGACCCACGTTCCCCTGTTCACGGAGAGATCCCCATGAGCTTCCTCACCGATGCCCGGATTGCCTTCGGCCGTGAGATCGGCCCCACGCTCAGGAACTGGTATTACATCGTCTTCGGCGTCATCCAACCGCTGCTCTATCTGGGGCTCTTCGTGCCGCTCCTGGGCGATGTGCCGACCGGGGCGGAGGTTGGGCCACTCCAGTGGTTCGTGCCTGGCATGGTGGTCATGCTGGTCCTGTTCACCACCGTGTCCTGTGGCTGGAGCTTGACCGAAGAGCTCCTCTCGGGCTCCTTCGAGCGGCTCCTCGCCACGCCCATGAGCCGTCCGGCCATCCTCGTGGGCCGGGCCTTGAAGGAGCTGGTGCCGCTCCTCGTCCAGGCGATGATCGTCATCGCGGTGGCTGTTCCCTTTGGACTGCAGCTCTACGTCCTGCCCATGCTCCTTGGGCTGGGGCTTCTGTTGTTGTTCGGCATCGGGGTGGCGGCGCTGTCCTACGCGCTGGCCATCGCGAGCAAGCATGACGGCTCGCTGTTCTATCTCGTCTCCCATTCCATCTCGTTGCCGCTGATGCTGCTGGGCGGGGTGCTGCTCCCCATGGAGATGGCACCTCGCTGGCTCTACATCGCGTCGCGTTTCAACCCCCTGGCCTATCTGGTCGAAGCGGAGCGGGCGTTGTTCTCGGGAGAGCTGTTCACCCTGACCGTTTTGCAAGGCATGGTGGTCGCGGCGGCGGTCGGCACGGTCGGCCTCGCCGTGGGCTCCGCGACCATCAAGCGTGCATCACTTTGAGGAGGAGGAAGCAATGTACGGTTCCATCAAGATTCGTGGGGCGCGCGAGAACAACCTCAAGAACGTCTCGCTCGACATCCCCAAGCGGAAGATCACCGTCTTCACCGGTGTCTCGGGATCGGGCAAGTCGTCCCTGGTCTTCGGCACCATCGCGGCCGAGAGCCAGCGGCTCATCAACGAGACCTATCCGGCATTCGTGCAGCAGTTCATGCCGCACTACGGCCAGCCGGATGCGGAGAGCCTGGAGAACCTCTCCGCGGCCATCATCGTCGACCAGCAGCGGCTGGGCGGAAACTCGCGCTCGACCGTCGCCACCGTCACGGATGCGGCACAGATGCTCCGCGTGGTGTTCTCGCGCCTGGCTGAGCCCCACCTGGGCAGCCCGGGGTTCTACTCCTACAACGACCCGCGCGGCCTCTGTCAGGAGTGCGAGGGCATTGGCCAGGTCGCGTCCATGGACATGGACGCCGTCATCGACACGTCCAAGTCCCTCAACGAGGGCGCCATCCTGCCCAAGGAATACGCGGTCGATACCTGGTACTGGGCCATCTTCGCGAGGTCCGGCTACTTCGACCTCGATAAGAAACTGTCCAAGTATTCAAAGGAGGAGATGGACAAGCTCCTCCATCTGGACGACGGCCGGAAGATCAAGGTCGACAAGATGAACCTCACCTACGAGGGACTTGTCCCCAAGTTGCGCAGGACGCTGGGCTCCAAGGACCCGGAGACCGTCCAGCCGCATGTCCGCGCCGAATACGAGCGCATCTTCACCCGCGCCACCTGTCCTTCCTGCAAGGGAGGACGGCTCAACCAGGCCGCGCTCGGCAGCCGCATCCAGGGCAAGAACATCGCTGAGTGTTCCGCGATGCAGGTCTCGGACCTCGCCACGTTCGTTCGCGAGATCGCCGCTCCGTCCGTGGGCCCGATGCTGGAGGCCCTGGCCCACCGGCTCGACAACCTGGTGACGATTGGGCTGGGCTACCTCAGCCTCGACCGAGAGAGCTCGACCCTATCCGGAGGAGAGAGCCAGCGCGTCAAGATGGTGCGGCACCTGGGCTCCAGCCTCACCGATGTGACGTACATCTTCGACGAGCCCAGCGTGGGGCTCCACCCGCACGATGTCGGCCGGCTCGCGGGCTTGATGCAGCAGCTCCGCGACAAGGGCAACACGGTGCTCATCGTCGAGCACAAGCCAGACATGATTGCCATCGCCGACCACGTGGTCGACATGGGGCCGAAGGCCGGCGGCAAGGGCGGACAGGTCGTCTACGAGGGCCCGTACGAGGGCTTGCTGACCTCGGGCACGCTCACGGGCAACCACATGAAGAAGTACCAGCCCATCAAGGCCATACCCCGCAAGCCCACGGGGCAGCTCCAACTCGAGGACGCCCGCCTCAACAACCTCCAGAACCTCTCCGTCTCGATTCCACGTGGGGTGCTCACGGTCGTGACGGGCGTCGCGGGCTCGGGGAAGTCGTCGCTGATTCAGGGCTGCCTGCCCAAGGCGTACCCGGAGACCATCATCATCGACCAGAACCTGGCTCGCGGCTCGCGCCGCTCCAACACCGCCACGTACACCGGCATCCTCGACAACGTCCGCAAGGCCTTCGCCAAGGCGAACAAGGTGGACGCCGCGCTGTTCTCCGCCAACTCGAAGGGCGCGTGCCCGGACTGCAACGGGCTCGGTGTCATCTACACGGATCTGGCGCACCTGGACCCGATGGTGACCGTCTGCGAGACGTGCGAGGGCAAGCGGTTCACCGAAGAGGTGTTGGCCCACAGGCTGCGCGGCAAGTCCATCAGCGACGTCTACGAGATGTCTGTCACCGACGCCGTGGCCTTCTTCACCGAACCGGCCATCGCCAAGATTCTCCAGGGGCTGGATGACGTCGGGCTCGGCTACCTCACGCTGGGGCAGCCGCTGTCGACGCTCTCGGGCGGCGAACGTCAGCGCCTGAAGCTCGCCGCCGAACTGGGCCAGTCGGGCAACATCTACGTACTCGACGAGCCCACCACGGGTCTGCACATGAACGACGTGGACACGCTGATTGGCCTGTTCGATCGGTTGGTCGACGCCGGCTCGACCGTCATCGTCATCGAGCACAACCTTGACGTCGTCTCCCGCGCGGACTGGGTCATCGATCTGGGACCCGGCGCCGGCCATGAAGGTGGCCGCGTGGTCTTCGAAGGGCTTCCCGGAAAGCTCGCCTCACACAAGGGCTCGCTGACCGGCAAGTACATGGCTGCTCGGTCGTAACCGGGAGGAGGGGTGACCCCAGAACCGGTGGGTCACCCGCCGCTGTCGACCCCAGCCTGGGCGTTGGTGCGGCCCAGCTGGGCGTAGAAGAAGGCGAGCATGTCGGCATGCTCGGCATGGCTTTGAGCACTGGACGAAGCCACGTGGCCCCCGTCGAACTCCACGCGGAGGATGACGGGACGACCGCTCGTCGTCGCTGCTTGCAGGTGCGCAGCGAGCTTTCCCGGCTGCCAGGGCGGTACACGCGGGTCGTTGAAGCCAGCAGTCAGCATTACCGCGGGGTACGCAGTGCCTGCTCTGACATGCTGGGTCGAGTCGATGGCGTACAACTCCTGGAAGCCCGCCTGTGTGCGGGTCGAGCCAAACTCGGCGGCGATGATGGGACCGTCGGCACCGTGCTCGAGACGCAGGGGGTTGGTGTCTCCCACTCGGTTGAAGACGACCTGGAACAGGTCCGGGCGGGTGGTCATGGCCATTCCCACCACGATGCCTCCCGCGCTGGCGCCTTCCAGGGCCAGGGCGGACGCCCGCGTATACCGCTGCGCGATGAGGTGCTTCGCGCAGGCGAGCAGGTCCTTGTAGCCGTTGGGCTTGTTCTCCCGCGTGCCCGCGAGGCGCCACGCTTCGCCGTACTCTCCGCCTCCGCGGACATGGCAGATCGCGTACATGCCGCCATCCTCCACCAGCGGCATCAGGCGTGAGGTTCCAACAACGCCGGAGAAGCTCGGAGTCAGTGAGAGGCCGTACGACCCATAAGCCGTCAACCAGACAGGGCTGGACCCGTCGAGCCTGGCATCCCGGCGTCGCACGATGGACAGCGGAATCAGCGTTTCGTCCCAGGACCGCACCTGGACCTCTTCGACGAGATAACGAGAGGTGTCCACATTCCATGGCGCCACGATCCGGGTGGGAAGGCGCTGTCCGGAACCATCGATGCGGTGCCAGGTCTCGGGAGTGATCCAGTTCTGGACGCCCACGAGCGCGCCGGCTCGTGTGGGCTCGGTCACAGGCCCTCGCACGGAGCCCTCCAGGGGGAGGGGGATTTCGGTCAGAGTCCTGGAGGCGAAGTTATAGCGGCGCAGTCTGCCCAGGCCCCCATCGAGTTCGGAGAGGTAGAGCCCGTCGGCGGCGACGGCGATGCCCTGGATGACGCGCTCGGAAGAGGGGACCACCGTCTTTGCACGCGCCAGCTCCGGAGCATCGGCGTCGACTTGGACGACCTTGAAACGCGGCGAGTCCTTGCGCGTGAGCAGATACAACTCCTCGCCGTGCAGGACCGCCGCCGTCACACCGTCCGCGAAATCAGCGACCTTCTTCCATTGAAACCCAGCGACCGCGGAGGGGTTGGCGCGCGCGACATGGACGCTCATCGCCGCATCGGCGCCGTGGCTGATCAGCGCCAGGATGTGCTCGGAGCCCGCCGTGACTTGGACGTAGGGTGAATCCACAGGTTGAAGCGCGGGCGAACCGGCGACACCGGTGCCAAGCACGGGAACATCCTGCTCCGGAGGCGTGCCGACCCGGTGCAGCCAGGTGCGGCTATGGAGATACTTCTCGGCTTCCGCGGTGCCTGCCGCCTGCCCTGCCAGCCGGTTGTAATAGAAGCCCGTGCCATCGGGTAACCAGGACGGTTCGGCATAGGGCGTGCGGTCGATGGTTTCGGGCGCGTGCTCGCCGCTCTCCACCTCCAGGATGTGCAGAACGCTCTGCTCCGAACCGCCCTTGGAGAGTCCATAGGCCACGCGCAGACCATCCGGGGATGGCCTGAAGTAGTCGATGGACATGGCGCTCCCTGCTCGAGCTGGATCGAACAGGAGGCGCTCCGGCCCCTCTGGAGTCAGCAATACGTAGAGTTTCAGCGCATCGTCACCTGGATTGCGTTTGAGGTAGAAGCTACGGCCCGCGGCCTGACGGACACCTCGCACCACGGGTCCGCCCGCGGAGTAGGATTGGAGCCGCTCGAGCAACCTGTTTCGTTCAGGAATGGCGCCGAGAACAGCGCGTGCATACGCATCCTGCTGGTGGAGCCAGTCCACGAACCGGGGCGCTTCCCAGTCTTCCATCCAGCGGTAGGGGTCCACGACCTGCGTTCCGAAATAGTCGTCGACGACCGGCTCGCGCGGGGACACGGGGACCCGGAGTGACCGTGGGGGGGCGCTGCGATTCGAAGCGCACGCGTGAAGCACGGCCGCTGCGGCCAGCGCGACCAGGAACTCCCAGCGAAGACGCAGGCAATGCTTTCGTTTCAGCAAGCGCGGGATCTCGTATGAATGGTCCGTGAAATCCTATATACGTAGGCACCTACGGAGTTGGCAATGACCGTCGTCAAGAAGTCACGTGCGGGGCTAGCGAACTTTACGGACAAGGCCGGCGCGGCCGCCGTCGGGGCGCGCCTTCGCCGCTTGTCCGAGCGCATCGACCGGGAGGCCACCGAGCTCTATGCGGAGCTGGGAGTGAAGTTCGAGCAGCGGTGGTTCGGGACGATGAATCTGCTCGACCTATACGGCCCGCTGACAGTGGGGGAGCTCGCCCAGGCCCTCGGAATCACCCACGTGTCGGTCAGTCAGACCCGGGATTCGCTCCAGAGGTCCGGCCTCACGACCTCCGATGTGGATCCGTCCGACGGGCGTCGGCGCACCGTGCGCCTGACGAAGGAAGGGAAGGCCCTGGTGGCACGCCTGAAGCCTCTGTGGACCGCGCTTTCTCAGGCGGCAGCGGAGCTGGACCAGGAAGCCGGCGACGTGCTCGCGGCGCTCGAGCGGCTGGAGCGCGCGCTGGAGCGTAGCTCTCTGTCCGAGCGGGTCCGTCGGCTTCTGCGGAAGTAAGGCGCTGTCTCACCCAGAACACCGTGAAATGGGAATAGACGCACCCCCGCGATGTTCCACGCGGACGGGCCTCTGCCGCTAAAAGGCCAACTCCGAAACCCGCCGCGCCGCACCCCTGCGGGTGGCATGAGGATGCAAGGAATCGACCAATGCGCATGCTGCTGTTCCTGGGTATCACGGCGCTCGTGAGTGCCGGCTGCCGCTCCAGCTCCTCGTCCGTTGCCGCGGAGGCGAGCGCCGCATCGGCCGACGAGCGCCTCACCCGGCTGGTGGAGGAGCACTTCGAGGAGACGCTCGTCCTCAGCCCTGTTCGCGCCACGATGATTGGCGACAACCGCTACAACGACCGGTTCACCAATAACCTCTCGGACGAGCATCGCGCTCGCCGCCGTGCCCTCTATGAGCGCTCGCTCGAGGCGGCGCGCAAGCTGGACCCAGCCGCGCTCAGCCCGGAGCAGCGGCTGACACACACCCTCTTCGTGGAGGATGTGGAGGAGGAACTCGACGAGGAGCGCTTCCCGCAACACTTGCTGCCGATCAACCAGTTCTACAGCACGCCCAACTTCTTCGTGCAGCTGGGCTCCGGTAAGGGCGTACACCCCTTCAAGACCGTGAAGGACTACGAGGACTTCCTGGCACGGGTCGATGGGTTCCTGGCGTGGAACGAGTCGGCCATCGCCCGGCTGCGCGAGGGGATCGAGAAGGGCATCGTGCTGCCCCGCGTGCTGGTGGAGCGCACCTTGCCCCAGCTCGCCGCGCACGTGGTGGACAAGCCCGAGGACAGCCTCTTCTTCCAGCCCGTGAAGAACTTCCCCGAGGGCATGGCGGAGGCGGATCGAGCGCGCCTCACCGAGACCTGGCGCGCCACCATCCGCGACAGGCTGGTGCCGGCGTACCGGCGGCTCCACGACTTCCTGCGTGACGAGTACCTGCCGCGCGCACGCCCCACCGTGGGCTTGTCAGCGCTGCCCGGAGGCTCCGAGTGGTACGCCTACCTGGTTCGGAAGACGACCACCACGGACCTGACGCCCGACGCTCTGCATGCGCTGGGACTGCGAGAGGTAGCGCGGATTCATGGAGAGATGGACGCGGTCATCCAACAGCTGAGCTTCAAGGGGGATCGCAAGGCCTTCGAGGCGCACCTGGAGAAGCTGCCCGAGCTGCGCTTCAAGAGCCGCGAGGACATGCTGCAGCGCTACCGGGAGACGAAGGCGCGGGTGGATGCGCTCACCCCACGGCTCTTCGATCTCATCCCCAAGCAGGACTACGAGGTGCGTGCGGTGGAGGCCTTCCGCGAGAAGTCCGCTGCGGGAGGCTCGTACATGTCCGCCAGCCCGGATGGTTCGCGGCCGGGAGTCTTCTATCTGAACACCCGAGGCTACGCGGATGCGCCCTTCATTGGCATGGAGGCGCTCACCCTGCACGAGGGGGCGCCGGGGCACCACTTCCAGATCTCCATCCAGCAGACGCTGGAGCGACTGCCACGCTTCCGGCGCTTCGGAGGCTACACGGCGTACGCGGAAGGGTGGGGGCTGTACGCGGAGACGCTGGGAGCGGAGCTGGGGATGTACCAGGATCCCTACCAGCGTTACGGGGCATTGAGCTCGGAGCTGTGGCGGGCCATCCGGCTGGTGCTGGATACGGGGTTGCACGCCAAGGGGTGGACGCGTGAGCAGGCCATCGCGTGGGCGCTGGAGAACTCGCCGTCGGACGAGCCGC contains:
- a CDS encoding prolyl oligopeptidase family serine peptidase — protein: MSPREPVVDDYFGTQVVDPYRWMEDWEAPRFVDWLHQQDAYARAVLGAIPERNRLLERLQSYSAGGPVVRGVRQAAGRSFYLKRNPGDDALKLYVLLTPEGPERLLFDPARAGSAMSIDYFRPSPDGLRVAYGLSKGGSEQSVLHILEVESGEHAPETIDRTPYAEPSWLPDGTGFYYNRLAGQAAGTAEAEKYLHSRTWLHRVGTPPEQDVPVLGTGVAGSPALQPVDSPYVQVTAGSEHILALISHGADAAMSVHVARANPSAVAGFQWKKVADFADGVTAAVLHGEELYLLTRKDSPRFKVVQVDADAPELARAKTVVPSSERVIQGIAVAADGLYLSELDGGLGRLRRYNFASRTLTEIPLPLEGSVRGPVTEPTRAGALVGVQNWITPETWHRIDGSGQRLPTRIVAPWNVDTSRYLVEEVQVRSWDETLIPLSIVRRRDARLDGSSPVWLTAYGSYGLSLTPSFSGVVGTSRLMPLVEDGGMYAICHVRGGGEYGEAWRLAGTRENKPNGYKDLLACAKHLIAQRYTRASALALEGASAGGIVVGMAMTTRPDLFQVVFNRVGDTNPLRLEHGADGPIIAAEFGSTRTQAGFQELYAIDSTQHVRAGTAYPAVMLTAGFNDPRVPPWQPGKLAAHLQAATTSGRPVILRVEFDGGHVASSSAQSHAEHADMLAFFYAQLGRTNAQAGVDSGG
- a CDS encoding excinuclease ABC subunit UvrA — its product is MYGSIKIRGARENNLKNVSLDIPKRKITVFTGVSGSGKSSLVFGTIAAESQRLINETYPAFVQQFMPHYGQPDAESLENLSAAIIVDQQRLGGNSRSTVATVTDAAQMLRVVFSRLAEPHLGSPGFYSYNDPRGLCQECEGIGQVASMDMDAVIDTSKSLNEGAILPKEYAVDTWYWAIFARSGYFDLDKKLSKYSKEEMDKLLHLDDGRKIKVDKMNLTYEGLVPKLRRTLGSKDPETVQPHVRAEYERIFTRATCPSCKGGRLNQAALGSRIQGKNIAECSAMQVSDLATFVREIAAPSVGPMLEALAHRLDNLVTIGLGYLSLDRESSTLSGGESQRVKMVRHLGSSLTDVTYIFDEPSVGLHPHDVGRLAGLMQQLRDKGNTVLIVEHKPDMIAIADHVVDMGPKAGGKGGQVVYEGPYEGLLTSGTLTGNHMKKYQPIKAIPRKPTGQLQLEDARLNNLQNLSVSIPRGVLTVVTGVAGSGKSSLIQGCLPKAYPETIIIDQNLARGSRRSNTATYTGILDNVRKAFAKANKVDAALFSANSKGACPDCNGLGVIYTDLAHLDPMVTVCETCEGKRFTEEVLAHRLRGKSISDVYEMSVTDAVAFFTEPAIAKILQGLDDVGLGYLTLGQPLSTLSGGERQRLKLAAELGQSGNIYVLDEPTTGLHMNDVDTLIGLFDRLVDAGSTVIVIEHNLDVVSRADWVIDLGPGAGHEGGRVVFEGLPGKLASHKGSLTGKYMAARS
- a CDS encoding DUF885 domain-containing protein is translated as MRMLLFLGITALVSAGCRSSSSSVAAEASAASADERLTRLVEEHFEETLVLSPVRATMIGDNRYNDRFTNNLSDEHRARRRALYERSLEAARKLDPAALSPEQRLTHTLFVEDVEEELDEERFPQHLLPINQFYSTPNFFVQLGSGKGVHPFKTVKDYEDFLARVDGFLAWNESAIARLREGIEKGIVLPRVLVERTLPQLAAHVVDKPEDSLFFQPVKNFPEGMAEADRARLTETWRATIRDRLVPAYRRLHDFLRDEYLPRARPTVGLSALPGGSEWYAYLVRKTTTTDLTPDALHALGLREVARIHGEMDAVIQQLSFKGDRKAFEAHLEKLPELRFKSREDMLQRYRETKARVDALTPRLFDLIPKQDYEVRAVEAFREKSAAGGSYMSASPDGSRPGVFYLNTRGYADAPFIGMEALTLHEGAPGHHFQISIQQTLERLPRFRRFGGYTAYAEGWGLYAETLGAELGMYQDPYQRYGALSSELWRAIRLVLDTGLHAKGWTREQAIAWALENSPSDEPRVTAEVERFIAIPSQALAYKVGQLKISELRARAEKTLGPAFDIKAFHRQVLEDGALPLKVLESKVDRWLVARQAEQKGAQ
- a CDS encoding MarR family winged helix-turn-helix transcriptional regulator; amino-acid sequence: MTVVKKSRAGLANFTDKAGAAAVGARLRRLSERIDREATELYAELGVKFEQRWFGTMNLLDLYGPLTVGELAQALGITHVSVSQTRDSLQRSGLTTSDVDPSDGRRRTVRLTKEGKALVARLKPLWTALSQAAAELDQEAGDVLAALERLERALERSSLSERVRRLLRK
- a CDS encoding ATP-binding cassette domain-containing protein, whose amino-acid sequence is MIAARDLTRTFKTKTGTVEAVRGLSLDVAEGELVAFLGPNGAGKSTSVRMLTTLLPPTSGSARVGGHDVVRDPAAVRRQIGYVGQGTGSGPYHRVRDELMTQGRAQRMSAASARNRADELLAMLELDGLADRDCASLSGGQKRRLDVALGLMHTPRILFLDEPSTGLDPHSRANLWEHITRLRKQSGMTIFLTTHYLEEADTMAERVLIMDHGVMIADDTPEKLKAHLAGDTLRITVNDDAQAGRAAELARALPDVREARCEGRAVSVTLRDGEAMLPELIRRLHRADIEVVSATVKRPTLDDVFLGLTGRSLRETAAS
- a CDS encoding ABC transporter permease, whose translation is MSFLTDARIAFGREIGPTLRNWYYIVFGVIQPLLYLGLFVPLLGDVPTGAEVGPLQWFVPGMVVMLVLFTTVSCGWSLTEELLSGSFERLLATPMSRPAILVGRALKELVPLLVQAMIVIAVAVPFGLQLYVLPMLLGLGLLLLFGIGVAALSYALAIASKHDGSLFYLVSHSISLPLMLLGGVLLPMEMAPRWLYIASRFNPLAYLVEAERALFSGELFTLTVLQGMVVAAAVGTVGLAVGSATIKRASL
- a CDS encoding TetR/AcrR family transcriptional regulator, which produces MSDEISGRGDPLKSLQLLWGRTEAPRRGPKAKARVEDLVSAAVAIADEEGLAAVSTRRVADAVGISAMSFYTHIPGKAELLDLMMDAVSGEVLKNRPVFEPAQWRTNLTRVATEYRNFYLAHPWVIQLATHRTVLGPNTFQSADIALSAVEGLGLTDLEMDRVITMVLDYVHGAVRNAAREKMVKELTGMTDEEWWYRVAPFLETLDFTPYPVLARVGKTAGEAYGAHDPEGAFAFGLARVLDGLTVFIESKTASAPKKARGTLGQER